ATTCCTTTGGACGGACGCTGAGGCAACGCGGTCCGCCAGGAACTTCAGATGCAGATGGACAAGCTCCAGCTTGAAACATGGATGGCCTCTGTTCCTATTGTTCATGGGGCGCTCGCCGGACGCCGAAGCCTCCACCTCAAAGACTGAACGTCTTACCACCGACTGACATCCGCATCCGGCACCCAAATGCGGCCATCTCCGGACTGCTTCTGGCTCGCGAGGTTTTCTTCGGCAATGTTTGGGAACATATCAATCAGGTGCTCGGTCTCTGCCACCGAAGCAACCTTTCCCCTGTCAAAGCTTCTGGCGTCACCACAACGGTCTCGTCACAGCGCCGGCGGTCACGGAGAAATGACCGTTCTCCCCAACGGGCATAAGTCACATGATCGGTCTCCTCGCGCACAGGCGCGCTTTCCAGATCCGTTCGCCTCGATGCGCCGGCGCAGCGTGTCCACGATGTTGATGACATGGCTTGCCGGCTGAATTGGGGGAGAGGCTGCCGGCTTGCCCTTCTTCACAAGCTTCAATGCCGCCCTTTTATCGGCAATCATGGCGAGCAGGCCCTCCTGGGCCGGATCCTCGACCATCGCCGGCGACCAGTCCTTTTTCCGTTGTGTGATGAGCCGCTGCACGAGCGGCATCATTTCCGGCTCGGCCTCGCCATCAATGCTTTCGCAGTAGTTGTCCTCAGGCCGGACCTTATCGCCATATCGCTAGGTCAAGAGCACGGTGCCGTCGCACGTGGTGCAAGGATGATCAATACCACCTCCCGTGGACCGCCTGAATGGCATCGACCGACCAGGAATTCGAGCCGCTCTACATCGATATGCAGACGTCGGCGCACATGGAAGCCGTTACGCTGTTTGCCACCTATGCCAAGGGTGGGGACGATGCGGCAGTGAAAGCTTTCGCCAAGAAGACGCTACCGAAGCTCGAGATGCACAAGATGCATGTTCTCGGGCTCGTCGCGGCACACTGATCCGACGCGACCGGCCGGGCATATCCTCTGGTCTGCCCGGCCATCTCCCTTGGTACTCAAAGGAGATGGCCGGTGGCGGACGACATGTGCTCGTGGGCAGCGGTCGACGACGACAAGGTCGAGGCAGCCACGTTGCACAACGACGACATGCGAAATAATCGTTGACGGAGACGCTGTTTCCGCTTCCAGTGCTGTTTCGACGTAGCGCTCTCCTTGCTATTGAAGCTGATAGGCCGTGTGGTGTGGGCCAAGCAGGGATCAGCGCACGGCTGTCCCAGAATGCCGTAAAATTCCAGTGAACGTCATCCGCTTGTCTGCCGTTGGGTCTCACC
This genomic interval from Rhizobium tumorigenes contains the following:
- a CDS encoding DUF4142 domain-containing protein; protein product: MASTDQEFEPLYIDMQTSAHMEAVTLFATYAKGGDDAAVKAFAKKTLPKLEMHKMHVLGLVAAH